The proteins below are encoded in one region of Rhizobacter sp.:
- a CDS encoding ParA family protein, with protein MPVIVVANPKGGVGKSTLSTNIAGLLAHQGHAVMLGDVDRQQSARTWLKLRPEGLPQITGWDVAQDEIVRPPKGTTHVVLDTPAGLHGKRLEQVMKIADKVIVPLQPSIFDIHATHDFIRELLKNRRSDKVDVGVVGMRIREGTISADQLRSFLGTLETPVVTFLRDTQNYVHLAARGLTLWDVAPSRVERDLAQWQPLITWINA; from the coding sequence ATGCCGGTGATCGTGGTCGCCAATCCGAAGGGCGGTGTAGGCAAGAGCACCTTGTCCACCAACATCGCGGGGCTGCTGGCCCACCAGGGGCATGCGGTGATGCTGGGCGACGTGGACCGGCAGCAGTCGGCCCGCACCTGGCTCAAGCTGAGGCCCGAGGGTTTGCCCCAGATCACGGGCTGGGACGTGGCGCAAGACGAGATCGTGCGCCCGCCCAAGGGCACGACGCACGTGGTGCTCGACACGCCGGCCGGCCTTCACGGCAAGCGGCTGGAGCAGGTGATGAAGATCGCCGACAAGGTGATCGTGCCGCTGCAGCCCAGCATCTTCGACATCCACGCCACGCACGACTTCATCCGCGAGCTGCTGAAGAACCGCCGCAGCGACAAGGTCGACGTGGGCGTGGTCGGCATGCGCATCCGCGAGGGCACGATCTCGGCCGACCAGCTGCGCAGCTTCCTTGGCACCTTGGAGACGCCCGTCGTCACCTTCCTGCGCGACACTCAAAACTACGTCCACCTCGCCGCACGTGGCCTCACGCTGTGGGACGTGGCGCCCAGCCGGGTCGAGCGCGACCTGGCGCAATGGCAACCCCTCATCACCTGGATCAATGCATGA
- a CDS encoding MaoC family dehydratase produces MRTFDKISDLQPLVGQELGVSEWMTITQEQINKFAEATGDHQWIHIDPERAKSGPFGTTIAHGFLTLSLLPEMTAKAFRVTETRMGVNYGLNKVRFPSPVPAGSKVRGRFKLIEYIPLEGGAQMTVECTMEREGSDKPVCVAESLARRYA; encoded by the coding sequence ATGAGAACGTTCGACAAGATCTCTGACCTGCAACCCCTCGTCGGCCAGGAGCTGGGCGTGAGCGAGTGGATGACGATCACGCAGGAGCAGATCAACAAGTTCGCCGAAGCGACCGGCGACCACCAGTGGATCCACATCGACCCCGAGCGCGCCAAGAGCGGCCCCTTCGGCACGACGATTGCCCACGGCTTCCTCACGCTGAGCCTCTTGCCCGAGATGACGGCCAAGGCCTTTCGCGTGACCGAGACGCGCATGGGCGTCAACTACGGCCTCAACAAGGTGCGCTTCCCGTCGCCCGTGCCGGCCGGCAGCAAGGTGCGCGGTCGCTTCAAGCTGATCGAGTACATCCCGCTCGAAGGCGGCGCGCAGATGACGGTCGAATGCACGATGGAGCGCGAAGGCTCCGACAAGCCGGTCTGCGTGGCCGAGTCCCTGGCCCGGCGTTATGCGTGA
- a CDS encoding response regulator transcription factor, whose product MKVLLVDDHPLILSALQTVIKGLGDHVNVVGAGSGRAAREALQRDDDFDLVLLDLQLGDENGFDLLTEFRSGYPALPVVVVSASDRVSDVIRSIDLGAMGFVPKRATNETLFEALHVVMSGGIYVPTMSMSSEAAVTGRRSTDAAPTAPGPLHVVNKEASDGSFQKQPSLASLGLTPRQTDVLALLLKGHPNKLIARELGLSVETVKDHVAAVLRALNVSSRTQAVLAVSQMIQQHGDFSVLRNGQTT is encoded by the coding sequence ATGAAGGTGCTGCTGGTCGATGACCACCCGCTGATCCTGTCGGCGCTGCAAACGGTCATCAAGGGCCTGGGCGACCACGTCAACGTGGTGGGGGCCGGCAGTGGCCGCGCGGCGCGTGAAGCGCTGCAGCGAGACGACGATTTCGACCTCGTGCTGCTCGACCTGCAGCTGGGCGACGAAAACGGCTTCGACCTTCTCACCGAGTTCCGCTCCGGCTACCCGGCGCTGCCGGTGGTGGTGGTCTCGGCCTCCGACCGTGTGAGCGACGTGATCCGCTCCATCGACCTTGGCGCCATGGGTTTCGTGCCCAAGCGCGCGACCAACGAGACTTTGTTCGAGGCGCTGCACGTGGTGATGTCGGGTGGCATCTACGTGCCGACGATGAGCATGTCGAGCGAGGCGGCCGTCACCGGCCGGCGCAGCACCGACGCCGCACCCACCGCCCCGGGCCCGCTGCACGTGGTCAACAAGGAGGCGAGCGACGGCAGCTTCCAGAAGCAACCGAGCCTCGCCTCGCTCGGGCTCACCCCCCGCCAGACCGACGTGCTGGCCCTGCTGCTCAAGGGCCACCCCAACAAGCTGATCGCCCGCGAGCTGGGCCTCTCGGTCGAGACGGTGAAAGACCACGTCGCGGCGGTGCTGCGGGCGCTCAACGTGAGCTCGCGCACCCAGGCCGTGCTGGCCGTGAGCCAGATGATCCAGCAGCACGGCGACTTCTCCGTGCTGCGCAACGGCCAGACCACCTGA
- a CDS encoding hybrid sensor histidine kinase/response regulator: MLDDLASAERVSDIYAYLPITTVAMVVGVFVTVAQYWSLVPRAGMVAWLIGLAALGAARSYMYRGFKKRRGNDREALLRWYQAWRATTLVAGCLWGMAAWFFYPYGGAAEQLTLILTIYSYCMAGMQILSPQHNTFFEFCALCLTPLVVRVALPGDTPNLMLAAYLVVIFGITIMLARLYRKNNEGLVQIKVRLDQLTVQLRAEKAAAEAARQEAEVANRAKTQFFAAASHDLRQPLHAMGLFAEALRQRSHDEEVTQLVASINGSVDALEGLFSELLDITRIDTGGVDVTPEHFNVGDIFRKLRLHFEPVAFEKGLALRFRGAQHNLYADPVLVERILRNLVSNAIRYTNDGTVLVSCRRRNGQLLLQVWDTGVGIREREQEHIFEEFYQVPYSESLTPQQRKGLGLGLAIVKRLAALMQSPLTLRSVPGRGSVFSFALPPGKAPRAREPSDVRSKLPIGLTLDHRFIVVVEDEPAVRGGLEVLLRGWGARVASFETAQESRAWALHADPVTERPDLLIVDYRLEQGHTGIEVIQALRARFGQAMPAIMVTGSTMTQHDGEAAEHDFHLLIKPVVPNKLRAMIGFKLGVRAGG, from the coding sequence ATGCTCGACGACCTGGCCTCGGCCGAGCGGGTAAGCGACATCTACGCTTACCTGCCCATCACCACCGTGGCGATGGTCGTCGGGGTGTTCGTCACCGTCGCGCAGTACTGGTCGCTCGTGCCGAGGGCCGGCATGGTGGCCTGGCTCATCGGGCTCGCGGCGCTGGGCGCGGCGCGTTCGTACATGTACCGCGGCTTCAAGAAGCGCCGCGGTAACGACCGTGAAGCCCTGCTGCGCTGGTACCAGGCCTGGCGTGCCACCACGCTCGTGGCCGGCTGCCTGTGGGGCATGGCGGCCTGGTTCTTCTACCCCTATGGCGGTGCGGCCGAGCAGCTGACGCTCATCCTCACCATCTACAGCTACTGCATGGCGGGCATGCAGATCCTCTCGCCGCAGCACAACACCTTCTTCGAGTTCTGCGCCTTGTGCCTCACGCCGCTGGTGGTGCGGGTGGCGCTGCCGGGCGACACCCCCAATCTCATGCTGGCCGCCTACCTGGTCGTGATCTTCGGCATCACGATCATGCTGGCGCGCCTGTACCGCAAGAACAACGAGGGCCTGGTGCAGATCAAGGTGCGCCTCGACCAGCTCACGGTGCAGCTGCGGGCCGAGAAGGCCGCGGCCGAGGCTGCACGCCAGGAGGCCGAAGTGGCCAACCGCGCGAAGACCCAGTTCTTCGCTGCGGCCAGCCACGACCTGCGCCAGCCGCTGCATGCGATGGGCCTCTTCGCCGAGGCCTTGCGCCAGCGCAGCCACGACGAAGAGGTGACCCAGCTCGTCGCCAGCATCAACGGCTCGGTCGATGCACTCGAAGGCCTCTTCTCCGAACTGCTCGACATCACCCGCATCGACACCGGCGGCGTCGACGTCACGCCCGAGCATTTCAACGTGGGCGACATCTTCCGGAAGCTCCGCCTGCACTTCGAGCCGGTGGCTTTCGAGAAGGGCCTGGCGCTGCGTTTCCGCGGGGCGCAGCACAACCTCTATGCCGACCCGGTGCTGGTGGAGCGCATCCTGCGCAACCTCGTTTCCAACGCCATCCGCTACACCAACGACGGCACCGTGCTCGTGAGCTGCCGGCGCCGCAACGGCCAGCTGCTGCTGCAGGTGTGGGACACCGGCGTGGGCATCCGCGAGCGTGAGCAGGAGCACATCTTCGAAGAGTTCTACCAGGTGCCCTACAGCGAGTCGCTCACGCCGCAGCAGCGCAAAGGCCTGGGCCTGGGTCTCGCGATCGTGAAGCGCCTGGCCGCGCTCATGCAGTCGCCGCTCACGCTGCGCTCGGTGCCGGGGCGTGGCTCGGTGTTCTCGTTCGCGCTGCCGCCGGGCAAGGCGCCGCGGGCGCGCGAGCCGAGCGACGTGCGCAGCAAGCTGCCCATCGGCCTCACGCTCGACCACCGCTTCATCGTGGTGGTGGAAGACGAGCCGGCGGTGCGCGGTGGGCTGGAAGTCCTGCTGCGCGGCTGGGGTGCGCGCGTGGCCTCGTTCGAGACGGCACAGGAAAGCCGCGCCTGGGCGCTCCACGCCGACCCCGTCACCGAGCGCCCCGACCTGCTGATCGTCGACTACCGCCTGGAGCAGGGTCACACGGGCATCGAGGTGATCCAGGCCCTGCGCGCGCGCTTCGGCCAGGCCATGCCCGCCATCATGGTCACCGGTTCGACCATGACCCAGCACGACGGCGAAGCGGCCGAGCATGACTTCCACCTGCTCATCAAGCCGGTGGTGCCCAACAAGCTGCGGGCGATGATCGGGTTCAAGCTGGGCGTGCGCGCGGGCGGCTGA
- a CDS encoding TOBE domain-containing protein, with product MTRPPAPTRLTGQLDIRTDAGAYLGDTRVRLLEAIGEHGSISQAAKQVPLSYKAAWDAVDAMNNLAERPLVERSTGGKAGGGTRLTEHGRRVVALYRAMQAESQRGLDRASTLLAQLPDGDAASFERLLRRLALRCSARNQFAGSVSALRCGPVDVEVLIRLDDRLELAAVVTQESAELLGLAVGCEVVAMVKASSVMLVADDSLRLSARNCFWGTVSRIVDGPVNAEVTLDLGQGRSAVAVVTAESVRTMGLSEGARAAAVFKVSSVILAVID from the coding sequence GTGACACGCCCACCCGCCCCAACGCGCCTCACCGGCCAGCTCGACATCCGCACCGACGCAGGCGCCTACCTGGGCGACACGCGGGTGCGCCTGCTCGAAGCCATCGGTGAACACGGCTCCATCAGCCAAGCCGCCAAGCAGGTGCCGCTGTCGTACAAGGCCGCGTGGGACGCGGTCGACGCGATGAACAACCTCGCCGAGCGGCCCCTGGTCGAGCGCAGCACCGGCGGCAAGGCGGGCGGTGGCACACGCCTCACCGAACACGGGCGGCGCGTGGTCGCGCTCTACCGGGCGATGCAGGCCGAATCGCAGCGCGGGCTCGACCGGGCTTCGACGCTCCTCGCGCAGTTACCCGATGGCGATGCCGCCTCTTTCGAGCGCCTGCTGCGACGCCTCGCGCTGCGCTGCAGCGCCCGCAACCAGTTCGCTGGCAGCGTGAGCGCACTGCGCTGCGGCCCGGTGGATGTGGAGGTGCTGATCCGCCTCGACGACCGCCTGGAGCTCGCCGCCGTCGTGACCCAGGAGTCCGCCGAGTTGCTGGGCCTCGCCGTCGGATGCGAGGTGGTGGCGATGGTCAAGGCTTCGTCGGTGATGCTGGTGGCGGACGACAGCCTGCGCCTCAGCGCCCGCAATTGTTTCTGGGGCACGGTCTCGCGCATCGTCGACGGGCCGGTGAATGCCGAGGTGACGCTCGATCTCGGCCAAGGCCGCAGCGCCGTGGCGGTCGTCACGGCCGAGTCGGTGCGCACGATGGGGCTGAGCGAAGGGGCGCGTGCCGCGGCGGTGTTCAAGGTGTCGAGCGTGATCCTGGCGGTGATCGATTGA
- the modA gene encoding molybdate ABC transporter substrate-binding protein, with amino-acid sequence MKKVTWRLAMLLACVLPSAANAGEVTVAVAANFSGPMAKLAEGFSARTGHTLKLTSGATGKFYSQIVAGAPFDVLLAADDETPRRLVNEGHAVAGTRFTYAVGQLVLWSAQPGVVDEQGAVLKTARYKHLALANPKLAPYGKAALETLAAQGVREAVAGRIVTAESIAQAYQFVVSGNAEIGFVAWSQVKVPGKPVQGSYWLVPPSLHGEIRQDAVLLNRAKDSAAAQALLAYLRSAEAKALIQGYGYR; translated from the coding sequence ATGAAGAAGGTGACCTGGCGTCTCGCGATGCTCCTGGCGTGCGTGCTGCCATCGGCGGCGAACGCCGGCGAGGTGACGGTCGCGGTGGCCGCCAACTTTTCCGGCCCGATGGCGAAGCTTGCCGAAGGGTTCAGCGCCCGCACCGGCCACACGCTCAAGCTCACGAGCGGCGCCACGGGCAAGTTCTACAGCCAGATCGTGGCGGGCGCGCCCTTCGATGTGCTGCTGGCCGCCGACGATGAAACGCCGCGCCGTCTCGTGAACGAGGGCCATGCGGTGGCGGGCACTCGGTTCACGTATGCCGTCGGGCAGCTGGTGCTGTGGAGTGCACAGCCCGGCGTGGTGGACGAGCAGGGCGCGGTGTTGAAGACGGCGCGCTACAAGCACCTGGCCCTCGCCAACCCGAAGCTCGCGCCCTATGGCAAGGCGGCCCTTGAGACCTTGGCGGCGCAGGGTGTGCGCGAGGCCGTCGCGGGCCGCATCGTCACCGCCGAAAGCATCGCGCAGGCCTACCAGTTCGTGGTGAGCGGCAACGCCGAGATCGGCTTCGTGGCGTGGTCGCAGGTGAAGGTGCCGGGCAAGCCGGTGCAGGGCTCGTATTGGCTCGTGCCGCCGTCGCTGCATGGCGAGATCCGGCAGGACGCCGTGCTGCTCAATCGCGCCAAGGACAGCGCTGCCGCGCAGGCCCTGCTCGCCTACCTGCGCAGCGCCGAAGCCAAGGCGTTGATCCAGGGCTACGGCTACCGATGA
- the modB gene encoding molybdate ABC transporter permease subunit has translation MTAADWSAIRLTAELAAVTTLLLLVLGTPVAWWLARTRSRSKPVWAALVAMPLVLPPSVLGFYLLLLMGPQGPVGQFTQALGLGRLPFTFAGLVVASVLYSMPFVVQPLQQAFEAVPERALEAAATLRAGPWDRFFTVALPLARPGFITASVLGFAHTVGEFGVVLMMGGNIPGQTRVMSVAIYDHVEAAEYADAHRLAAAMVAFALTVLVTLYWVNRPRRAEAGAAR, from the coding sequence ATGACCGCGGCCGACTGGAGCGCGATCCGGCTGACGGCCGAGCTGGCCGCCGTCACCACGCTGCTGTTGCTCGTGCTGGGCACGCCGGTGGCATGGTGGCTCGCGCGCACACGCTCGCGCAGCAAGCCGGTGTGGGCCGCGCTGGTGGCGATGCCGCTCGTGCTGCCGCCGTCGGTGCTGGGCTTCTACCTGCTGCTGTTGATGGGCCCGCAGGGGCCGGTCGGGCAGTTCACACAAGCACTGGGCCTGGGCCGCCTGCCCTTCACCTTTGCCGGGCTGGTGGTGGCCTCGGTGCTGTACTCGATGCCCTTCGTCGTGCAGCCGCTGCAACAGGCCTTCGAGGCGGTGCCGGAGCGTGCGCTCGAAGCCGCGGCCACGCTGCGCGCGGGGCCCTGGGATCGTTTCTTCACCGTGGCCTTGCCGCTCGCAAGACCGGGCTTCATCACCGCCAGTGTGCTGGGTTTCGCGCACACGGTGGGCGAGTTCGGCGTGGTGCTGATGATGGGCGGCAACATCCCGGGCCAGACGCGGGTGATGTCGGTCGCCATCTACGACCACGTGGAAGCGGCCGAGTACGCCGACGCGCACCGGCTGGCCGCCGCCATGGTGGCCTTCGCGCTCACCGTGCTGGTGACGCTCTACTGGGTGAACCGGCCGCGCCGTGCCGAGGCGGGAGCGGCGCGGTGA
- the modC gene encoding molybdenum ABC transporter ATP-binding protein, producing MIDLSLRLARVGFSLDVSLQLPSRGVSAVFGPSGCGKTTLLRALAGLERAAGHVTVGDEPWQDDRRGLFVPTHRRPIGYVIQEAALFPHLSVRGNLDYGLRRSAQAGSHEALEQAVDLLGIGALMARGTATLSGGERQRVAIARALATQPRLLLMDEPLAALDAERKADILPYLERLHTQLAMPIVYVTHAMDEVARLADHLVLLREGRALATGPTHELLSRADLPLARRDDAGVVLDARVEEHDDRYQMMRMGVAGASLWVGGSHAALGESVRAAVLARDVSVTREPAQQTSILNVLPVTLESMHADGGTVMLRLRLAAQSHHDAPAYLLARITHKSCDALALEAGDALWAQVKGVALMSARG from the coding sequence GTGATCGACCTCTCGCTCCGCCTCGCCCGCGTCGGTTTTTCGCTCGACGTGTCGCTGCAGCTGCCGTCGCGCGGCGTGAGCGCCGTGTTCGGCCCCTCGGGCTGCGGCAAGACGACGCTGCTTCGCGCGCTGGCGGGCCTGGAGCGCGCCGCCGGCCATGTGACGGTCGGCGACGAGCCCTGGCAAGACGACCGCCGCGGCCTCTTCGTGCCCACGCACCGGCGCCCCATCGGCTACGTGATCCAGGAGGCGGCGCTTTTCCCGCACCTCAGCGTGCGGGGCAATCTCGACTACGGCCTGCGCCGCAGCGCCCAGGCCGGCTCGCACGAGGCGCTCGAGCAGGCCGTCGACCTGCTGGGCATCGGTGCGCTCATGGCGCGCGGCACCGCCACCCTGTCGGGCGGCGAGCGCCAGCGTGTTGCGATCGCGCGCGCACTGGCCACCCAGCCACGCCTGCTGCTGATGGACGAGCCGCTGGCCGCGCTCGATGCCGAGCGCAAGGCCGACATCCTCCCCTACCTCGAACGCCTGCACACCCAGCTCGCGATGCCCATCGTCTACGTGACCCACGCGATGGACGAAGTGGCCCGCCTCGCCGACCACTTGGTGCTGCTGCGCGAAGGGCGAGCGCTGGCGACGGGGCCCACCCACGAGCTGCTGTCACGCGCCGACCTGCCGCTGGCCCGGCGCGACGACGCGGGCGTGGTGCTTGATGCACGTGTGGAGGAGCACGACGACCGCTACCAGATGATGCGCATGGGCGTGGCGGGGGCTTCGCTGTGGGTCGGCGGCTCGCACGCGGCGCTCGGCGAGAGCGTGCGTGCCGCCGTCCTCGCGCGAGACGTGAGCGTCACACGTGAGCCAGCGCAGCAGACCAGCATCCTCAATGTGTTGCCGGTCACGCTGGAGTCGATGCACGCCGATGGCGGCACGGTGATGCTGCGGCTGCGCCTGGCGGCGCAGTCACACCACGATGCGCCGGCTTACCTGCTGGCGCGCATCACGCACAAGAGTTGCGATGCGCTGGCGCTGGAGGCCGGCGATGCGCTGTGGGCGCAGGTGAAGGGCGTGGCGCTGATGTCAGCGCGCGGCTGA
- a CDS encoding class I SAM-dependent methyltransferase, with protein MPALIESCPNLCPTPLVPSGLVVPGGELNHCQGCGQLVSACDATHLHEANKEWDRYEGTWPSPKDYARFLRRRKRDFKLISKMVGKPFADMQLLDVGCSNGAVVAAAQDVGFKAEGVDTAPLAIADGQKRGLKLHCGFLADIQFEDARFDAITLYEVIEHVPDSYALVAECARLLKPGGVLLIGTGNADSWTRVIRKGRWDFLNSHVGHVNFFSPGSLKVLAPRVGLGVARVDTHSVKLKEQGETHKLAYRLIKLGTEMLNLPASLLNKGHQMEVYLQKTRSAAR; from the coding sequence ATGCCGGCGCTGATCGAGAGCTGCCCCAATCTGTGCCCCACCCCACTCGTGCCGTCGGGCCTGGTGGTGCCGGGGGGCGAGTTGAACCATTGCCAGGGCTGCGGCCAGCTGGTATCGGCCTGCGACGCGACCCACCTCCACGAGGCCAACAAGGAGTGGGACCGCTACGAGGGCACCTGGCCGTCCCCCAAGGACTACGCCCGTTTCCTGCGCCGCCGCAAGCGCGACTTCAAGCTCATCTCGAAAATGGTCGGCAAACCTTTCGCCGACATGCAGCTGCTCGACGTCGGCTGCTCCAACGGCGCGGTGGTCGCAGCCGCCCAGGACGTCGGCTTCAAGGCTGAGGGTGTGGACACTGCCCCGCTGGCCATCGCCGATGGCCAGAAGCGCGGCCTCAAGCTGCATTGCGGCTTCCTCGCCGACATCCAGTTCGAAGACGCCCGCTTCGATGCCATCACCCTCTACGAGGTGATCGAGCACGTGCCCGACTCCTACGCGCTCGTCGCCGAATGCGCCCGGCTGCTGAAGCCCGGTGGCGTGCTGCTCATCGGCACGGGCAACGCCGACAGCTGGACACGGGTGATCCGCAAGGGCCGATGGGACTTTCTCAACAGCCACGTGGGCCACGTGAATTTCTTTTCGCCCGGCTCGTTGAAGGTACTGGCACCGCGCGTGGGCCTGGGCGTCGCCCGTGTCGATACGCACTCGGTCAAGCTCAAGGAACAGGGCGAAACCCACAAGCTCGCCTACCGTCTCATCAAGCTCGGCACCGAGATGCTGAACCTGCCGGCCAGCCTGCTCAACAAGGGACACCAGATGGAGGTGTACCTGCAGAAGACCCGGTCAGCCGCGCGCTGA
- the panC gene encoding pantoate--beta-alanine ligase: MKVLHTIAELRAALPGPQACAFVPTMGNLHDGHLALVRQAKAHGLPVVASIFVNRLQFAPHEDFDRYPRTLQRDAELLNGAGCDLVFAPDEREMYPQPQTFKVHPDPALADILEGHFRPGFFVGVATVVMKLFTIVQPKVAVFGKKDYQQLMVIRRMVDQFALPITIEGGETRRSDHGLALSSRNGYLSASELNEALALSQALKQLAAGYRANPGALASLEADASRQLAERGWAPDYLTVRRRNDLQVPTATDAQGPLVVLGAAKLGSTRLIDNLEF; this comes from the coding sequence ATGAAGGTTCTCCACACCATCGCCGAGCTGCGCGCCGCGCTGCCGGGCCCGCAAGCGTGCGCTTTCGTGCCCACCATGGGCAACCTGCACGACGGCCACCTCGCGCTCGTGCGCCAGGCCAAGGCCCACGGCCTGCCGGTGGTCGCGAGCATCTTCGTCAACCGGCTGCAGTTCGCACCGCACGAAGACTTCGACCGCTACCCACGCACGCTGCAACGCGACGCCGAGTTGCTGAACGGCGCCGGTTGCGACCTCGTCTTCGCCCCCGACGAACGCGAGATGTACCCGCAGCCGCAGACCTTCAAGGTCCACCCCGACCCGGCGCTGGCCGACATCCTCGAAGGCCATTTCCGCCCCGGCTTCTTCGTCGGTGTGGCCACGGTGGTGATGAAGCTCTTCACCATCGTGCAGCCCAAGGTGGCCGTCTTCGGCAAGAAGGACTACCAGCAGCTGATGGTGATCCGCCGCATGGTGGATCAGTTTGCGTTGCCCATCACCATCGAAGGCGGCGAGACGCGCCGCTCCGACCATGGCCTCGCACTGTCGTCGCGCAACGGCTACCTGAGCGCCTCTGAGTTGAACGAAGCACTCGCCCTGTCGCAAGCGCTGAAGCAACTGGCCGCGGGCTACCGCGCCAACCCCGGCGCCCTTGCATCGCTGGAAGCCGACGCCAGCCGCCAACTCGCCGAACGCGGCTGGGCGCCCGACTACCTCACCGTGCGCCGGCGCAATGACTTGCAAGTGCCCACTGCCACAGACGCGCAGGGCCCGCTGGTCGTGCTGGGCGCCGCCAAGCTGGGCAGCACGCGCCTGATCGACAACCTGGAGTTCTGA
- the panB gene encoding 3-methyl-2-oxobutanoate hydroxymethyltransferase encodes MTTAEQSLYGGGGSGNSAPKERKPVTLHRIREMQAAGEPITMLTCYDASFAKLLDAAGVDTLLIGDSLGMVLQGRSSTLPVTLEETAYHIRSVQAGNRNAFVLGDMPFGSYQESKEQAMRSATVLMQAGAQMVKLEGGGWTAETVRFLVERGVPVCAHLGLTPQSVHAIGGYRIQGKSADGAATLKQHAKELSDAGAAMCVLELVPAALAKEITQSVAMATIGIGASNACSGQVLVLHDMLNVTQGKLPRFVRNFMDGAPSIKAAIEAYVAAVKSRTFPDDTVHGY; translated from the coding sequence ATGACCACGGCCGAGCAGTCGCTTTACGGGGGAGGTGGATCTGGCAACAGCGCGCCGAAAGAGCGCAAGCCCGTCACGCTGCACCGCATTCGCGAGATGCAGGCTGCCGGTGAACCAATCACCATGCTCACCTGCTACGACGCAAGCTTCGCCAAGCTGCTCGACGCCGCGGGGGTCGACACCCTGCTGATCGGCGACTCGCTCGGCATGGTCCTGCAGGGCCGCAGCAGCACGCTGCCGGTGACGCTGGAAGAGACCGCGTACCACATCCGCAGCGTGCAGGCGGGCAACCGCAACGCCTTCGTGCTGGGCGATATGCCCTTCGGCAGCTACCAGGAGTCGAAAGAGCAGGCCATGCGCAGCGCCACCGTGCTGATGCAGGCGGGCGCGCAGATGGTCAAGCTCGAAGGCGGCGGCTGGACGGCCGAGACCGTGCGCTTCCTCGTCGAGCGTGGCGTGCCGGTGTGTGCGCACCTGGGCCTCACGCCGCAGTCGGTGCACGCGATCGGCGGCTACCGCATCCAGGGCAAGAGCGCCGATGGTGCCGCCACGCTGAAGCAGCACGCCAAGGAACTGTCGGACGCCGGGGCTGCGATGTGCGTGCTCGAACTCGTGCCGGCCGCCCTCGCGAAAGAGATCACCCAGAGCGTCGCGATGGCCACCATCGGCATCGGCGCCAGCAACGCCTGCTCGGGCCAGGTGCTGGTGCTGCACGACATGCTCAACGTCACGCAAGGCAAGCTGCCACGCTTCGTGCGCAACTTCATGGACGGCGCCCCAAGCATCAAGGCCGCCATCGAAGCCTACGTGGCGGCGGTGAAGTCGCGCACCTTCCCCGACGACACCGTGCACGGGTACTGA
- the bioB gene encoding biotin synthase BioB: protein MQETAVRVHPRKPAESATAPAAASRWSVAEIEALFNLPFTELMHRAQTVHREHFDPTEVQLSTLLSIKTGGCPEDCSYCPQAARYDTGVEASKVMDCDAVLDAAKRAQAAGATRFCMGAAWRSPKDRDIEKVAELVSAVKSLGLETCATLGMLEDGHAETLQQAGLDYYNHNIDTAPDKYGDIISTRQFQDRLDTLQRVRGAGVKVCCGGIVGMGETRTQRAALVAELANMDPYPESVPINNLVQVPGTPLHGSEKLDPLEFVRTIAVARITMPQSRVRLSAGRQQLGEAVQALCFLAGANSIFYGDKLLTTGNPDVQADQELLAKLGMTTS, encoded by the coding sequence ATGCAAGAAACCGCTGTCCGCGTCCACCCTCGCAAGCCGGCTGAATCGGCAACCGCTCCCGCGGCTGCCAGCCGCTGGTCCGTGGCCGAGATCGAGGCGCTCTTCAACCTGCCCTTCACCGAGCTGATGCACCGCGCGCAGACGGTTCACCGCGAGCATTTCGACCCCACCGAGGTGCAGCTGTCCACCCTGCTGTCGATCAAGACCGGCGGCTGCCCCGAAGACTGCAGCTACTGCCCCCAGGCCGCACGCTATGACACCGGCGTCGAAGCCAGCAAGGTCATGGATTGCGACGCGGTGCTCGACGCGGCCAAGCGCGCCCAAGCGGCCGGCGCCACCCGTTTCTGCATGGGCGCCGCCTGGCGCTCGCCGAAAGACCGCGACATCGAGAAAGTGGCCGAGCTCGTGAGCGCCGTGAAGTCGCTGGGCCTGGAGACCTGCGCCACGCTCGGCATGCTGGAAGACGGCCACGCCGAGACGCTGCAACAGGCCGGCCTCGACTACTACAACCACAACATCGACACCGCCCCCGACAAGTACGGCGACATCATCAGCACCCGCCAGTTCCAGGACCGGCTCGACACCCTGCAGCGCGTGCGCGGCGCCGGCGTGAAGGTGTGCTGCGGCGGCATCGTCGGCATGGGCGAGACGCGCACCCAGCGCGCCGCGCTCGTCGCCGAGTTGGCCAACATGGACCCTTACCCCGAGTCGGTGCCCATCAACAACCTCGTGCAGGTGCCCGGCACGCCGCTCCACGGCAGCGAGAAGCTCGACCCGCTCGAATTCGTGCGCACGATCGCGGTCGCGCGCATCACCATGCCGCAGTCGCGCGTGCGCCTGTCGGCCGGCCGCCAACAGCTCGGCGAAGCGGTGCAGGCGCTGTGCTTCCTGGCCGGTGCCAATTCCATCTTCTACGGCGACAAGCTCCTGACCACCGGCAACCCCGACGTGCAGGCCGACCAGGAACTGCTCGCCAAGCTTGGGATGACCACCTCATGA